In Trifolium pratense cultivar HEN17-A07 linkage group LG7, ARS_RC_1.1, whole genome shotgun sequence, a genomic segment contains:
- the LOC123895021 gene encoding alcohol dehydrogenase-like 6 isoform X1 produces the protein MASSSAPQVITCKAAVAWGAGEELVMEEVEVSPPQPLEIRIKVVSTSICSRDLNARKYQAIFPRIFGHEASGIIESVGQGVTEFNEGDHVLTVFIGECMSCRTCKSGKSSICQVLGLEKKGLMHNDQKTRFAVKGEPVYHFCAISSFSEYTVVHSGCAVKISPHVPLEKVCLLSCGVAAGLGAAWNVADVSKGSTVVIFGLGTVGLSVAQGAKLRGASRIIGVDKNPRKCVNAKAFGITEVIDPNLYKERPIAQVIRHITDGGADFCFDCVGDTDIITTALESCCDGWGVTVALGVPKAKPKISAHYSLFLRGRTLKGSIFGGLKPKSDIPSLVEKYMNKEIQIDDYITHNLPFDDINKAFNLMTEGKCLRCVIHMPR, from the exons ATGGCATCATCATCAGCCCCTCAAGTCATAACCTGCAAAG cTGCAGTGGCATGGGGAGCTGGAGAGGAATTGGTAATGGAGGAAGTGGAAGTCAGTCCTCCCCAACCATTGGAGATTAGAATTAAGGTTGTCTCCACCTCTATCTGTTCTAGGGATCTTAATGCTCGGAAATATCAA GCCATATTTCCTCGCATATTTGGCCATGAAGCATCTGG AATTATTGAGAGTGTAGGGCAAGGAGTTACTGAATTCAATGAAGGGGACCATGTGTTAACAGTTTTCATTGGAGAATGCATGTCATGCAGGACATGCAAATCAGGAAAGAGTAGTATTTGCCAAGTTTTGGGATTGGAAAAAAAGGGTTTAATGCATAACGATCAAAAAACGCGATTCGCGGTAAAAGGGGAGCCTGTTTATCATTTTTGTGCAATTTCAAGTTTCAGTGAATATACAGTAGTCCATTCTGGATGTGCAGTAAAAATCAGTCCTCATGTACCTCTTGAGAAAGTATGCCTTCTCAGTTGTGGTGTTGCTGCAG GTTTGGGTGCGGCATGGAATGTTGCTGATGTGTCAAAGGGATCAACGGTGGTTATATTTGGTCTTGGAACGGTTGGCCTTTCT GTTGCTCAAGGCGCCAAACTAAGGGGTGCGTCTAGAATAATTGGTGTTGACAAAAATCCACGAAAGTGTGTAAATG CTAAAGCTTTTGGGATTACTGAAGTAATTGATCCAAATTTGTACAAAGAACGGCCTATCGCGCAG GTTATAAGGCACATTACTGATGGTGGAGCAGATTTCTGTTTTGATTGTGTAGGTGACACTGATATCATAACCACTGCATTGGAGTCATGTTGTGAT GGATGGGGTGTGACTGTAGCACTTGGTGTGCCAAAGGCTAAGCCTAAGATCTCAGCTCATTATTCTCTATTCCTTAGAGGAAGAACTTTAAAAGGATCTATATTTGGAGGATTGAAACCTAAATCAGATATTCCTTCTTTAGTAGAGAAGTATATGAATAAG GAAATCCAAATTGATGACTACATAACACACAATTTGCCATTTGATGACATTAACAAAGCCTTCAATCTTATGACAGAAGGAAAGTGTCTTCGTTGTGTAATCCACATGCCAAGATAA
- the LOC123895021 gene encoding alcohol dehydrogenase-like 6 isoform X2: MASSSAPQVITCKVAWGAGEELVMEEVEVSPPQPLEIRIKVVSTSICSRDLNARKYQAIFPRIFGHEASGIIESVGQGVTEFNEGDHVLTVFIGECMSCRTCKSGKSSICQVLGLEKKGLMHNDQKTRFAVKGEPVYHFCAISSFSEYTVVHSGCAVKISPHVPLEKVCLLSCGVAAGLGAAWNVADVSKGSTVVIFGLGTVGLSVAQGAKLRGASRIIGVDKNPRKCVNAKAFGITEVIDPNLYKERPIAQVIRHITDGGADFCFDCVGDTDIITTALESCCDGWGVTVALGVPKAKPKISAHYSLFLRGRTLKGSIFGGLKPKSDIPSLVEKYMNKEIQIDDYITHNLPFDDINKAFNLMTEGKCLRCVIHMPR; the protein is encoded by the exons ATGGCATCATCATCAGCCCCTCAAGTCATAACCTGCAAAG TGGCATGGGGAGCTGGAGAGGAATTGGTAATGGAGGAAGTGGAAGTCAGTCCTCCCCAACCATTGGAGATTAGAATTAAGGTTGTCTCCACCTCTATCTGTTCTAGGGATCTTAATGCTCGGAAATATCAA GCCATATTTCCTCGCATATTTGGCCATGAAGCATCTGG AATTATTGAGAGTGTAGGGCAAGGAGTTACTGAATTCAATGAAGGGGACCATGTGTTAACAGTTTTCATTGGAGAATGCATGTCATGCAGGACATGCAAATCAGGAAAGAGTAGTATTTGCCAAGTTTTGGGATTGGAAAAAAAGGGTTTAATGCATAACGATCAAAAAACGCGATTCGCGGTAAAAGGGGAGCCTGTTTATCATTTTTGTGCAATTTCAAGTTTCAGTGAATATACAGTAGTCCATTCTGGATGTGCAGTAAAAATCAGTCCTCATGTACCTCTTGAGAAAGTATGCCTTCTCAGTTGTGGTGTTGCTGCAG GTTTGGGTGCGGCATGGAATGTTGCTGATGTGTCAAAGGGATCAACGGTGGTTATATTTGGTCTTGGAACGGTTGGCCTTTCT GTTGCTCAAGGCGCCAAACTAAGGGGTGCGTCTAGAATAATTGGTGTTGACAAAAATCCACGAAAGTGTGTAAATG CTAAAGCTTTTGGGATTACTGAAGTAATTGATCCAAATTTGTACAAAGAACGGCCTATCGCGCAG GTTATAAGGCACATTACTGATGGTGGAGCAGATTTCTGTTTTGATTGTGTAGGTGACACTGATATCATAACCACTGCATTGGAGTCATGTTGTGAT GGATGGGGTGTGACTGTAGCACTTGGTGTGCCAAAGGCTAAGCCTAAGATCTCAGCTCATTATTCTCTATTCCTTAGAGGAAGAACTTTAAAAGGATCTATATTTGGAGGATTGAAACCTAAATCAGATATTCCTTCTTTAGTAGAGAAGTATATGAATAAG GAAATCCAAATTGATGACTACATAACACACAATTTGCCATTTGATGACATTAACAAAGCCTTCAATCTTATGACAGAAGGAAAGTGTCTTCGTTGTGTAATCCACATGCCAAGATAA